The following are encoded together in the Cicer arietinum cultivar CDC Frontier isolate Library 1 chromosome 2, Cicar.CDCFrontier_v2.0, whole genome shotgun sequence genome:
- the LOC101502937 gene encoding uncharacterized protein, with protein sequence MFGTAIRNVAKKLKPKMGAVTLTTPPEQRQTITRALFDIVKEHGPITVGNTWERVKEVGLKDLTSKNHMKVVLRWMRERQKLRLVCNHVGAHKQFLYTTWFTKPGTAQTTTTTTTTTTTTRSIPSKKKPTRS encoded by the exons ATGTTTGGAACTGCGATTAGAAATGTAGCGAAGAAGCTGAAGCCGAAGATGGGAGCTGTAACGCTTACAACGCCGCCGGAACAGCGACAAACAATAACAAGGGCTCTATTTGATATCGTTAAGGAGCATGGTCCAATCACCGTTGGTAACACATGGGAACGTGTCAAG GAAGTTGGATTGAAAGATTTGACGAGCAAGAATCACATGAAAGTAGTTTTGAGATGGATGAGAGAGAGACAGAAGCTTCGTCTTGTTTGCAACCATGTAGGAGCTCATAAACAGTTCCTCTATACCACCTGGTTCACCAAACCAGGTACTGCTCAGACTACAACtacgacaacaacaacaacaacaacaacgagAAGCATTCCTTCAAAGAAAAAGCCAACAAGATCTTGA